From Myxocyprinus asiaticus isolate MX2 ecotype Aquarium Trade chromosome 10, UBuf_Myxa_2, whole genome shotgun sequence, the proteins below share one genomic window:
- the LOC127447542 gene encoding TRAF family member-associated NF-kappa-B activator-like has translation MDRNISEQLNKAFEAYRNASIEKDIARKELQNKTEQYQRQTQQLERKIEEQAKTITHLKAQLGLLQKHTSGEMKLAESAHRKQEVETLSPSDNRSDNQSSSLRTNPFLINESTEYSGMLPHTITSACGIKSEDVLDTLQEIQGTFQRIQTLARRQKDHLKRIHKGNESANEQFSMPIQCTDDTAEQAEVPFSEPLQPEVDDTLSSTSLASRGTGPDDGLFDSLRGLSVKFPPSPDSEYDFLNSTPDKRVGLPLQRPDLGDHGHTLREESYPSYPAPSSPTHTSASSAAHENVRGPQQLFWTPDLPDMSSQAPGTDVQQMNSKEKCAFCKDDVPPNHMYSHLNSHFKNKAGD, from the exons ATGGACAGAAACATCAGTGAGCAGCTCAACAAAGCCTTTGAAGCGTACCGCAATGCATCTATTGAGAAAGATATTGCCAGAAAGGAACTTCAGAACAAG ACAGAGCAGTATCAACGCCAAACTCAACAGCTGGAGAGAAAGATAGAAGAGCAAGCAAAAACCATCACACATCTTAAAGCTCAGCTCGGTTTACTTCAGAAACATACATCAG gtgagatGAAACTAGCAGAGTCTGCGCACAGAAAACAGGAAGTAGAGACCTTGTCACCTAGCGATAATCGCTCTGACAACCAGTCCAGTTCCCTCAGGACTAACCCTTTCCTG ATAAACGAATCCACAGAGTATTCCGGGATGCTTCCCCATACGATAACGTCCGCTTGCGGAATAAAGAG TGAAGACGTTTTGGACACTCTGCAGGAAATCCAGGGGACTTTCCAGAGGATTCAAACTTTAGCTAGACGACAGAAAGATCACCTGAAGAGAATACACAAAGGAAATGAAAGCGCTAATG AACAGTTTTCCATGCCCATCCAATGCACGGACGACACGGCGGAACAGGCTGAGGTGCCCTTTTCTGAACCGCTACAACCAGAAGTTGATGACACTTTATCCTCCACATCTCTTGCTTCACGTGGCACCGGTCCGGACGACGGCCTTTTTGATTCATTAAGAGGTCTGAGCGTCAAGTTTCCCCCGAGCCCAGACTCCGAATACGACTTTCTTAACAGTACGCCGGATAAACGAGTGGGCCTGCCCCTGCAAAGACCCGACCTTGGAGACCACGGACACACGTTGAGGGAGGAGTCTTATCCATCATACCCCGCCCCCTCTTCGCCCACTCACACATCCGCATCTTCTGCGGCGCATGAAAATGTACGAGGACCCCAACAG CTTTTTTGGACCCCAGACCTCCCGGACATGTCCTCCCAGGCGCCAGGGACAGACGTGCAGCAGATGAACAGCAAAGAGAAGTGTGCCTTTTGCAAGGATGATGTACCCCCAAATCACATGTATAGCCACCTCAATTCACACTTCAAGAACAAAGCTGGCGATTGA